A part of Nocardioides sp. WS12 genomic DNA contains:
- a CDS encoding serine/threonine-protein kinase, with protein sequence MQAPQIPGFTFIDRVGEGGFADVFRYQQDLPTRQVAIKVLRSGSDTGSLELFRAEANVMAQLSNHPSIVPIYQAGVSSDGRAFLVMEFCPPPHVAQRYRAQPLPVGEVLDIGVKVASAVETAHRAGILHRDIKPHNILTSAFGVPLLTDFGIASVVGEAGASGQGLSIPWSAPESLSADSHDVRSDVYSLAATLYSLLIGHSPFERREGPNDNANLISRIERGQLTPLRRPDVPASLVDILRRAMSLQVEKRPVSAMALGRQLQDVQIELRQSPTRLEVMDASPSALVEEHPNDARTLIRPVSVIIPAAVSARPAPLQPAVDEVTRIPGAAQVETDGHSARRTAPRREEDARLGLPARIALGVVGAAIVAGVGYALVAGDSGEGDDKTGPLRGEQPADPVEVIDVPAAPVVTKSGKGTRWTFRWEQMDPKEGDEFKLVFTGDAANLPEPDYVEETSRTLTVELDATLCLAVSLNRVGSQPSPPSKPLCVVGQ encoded by the coding sequence ATGCAGGCGCCACAGATCCCCGGCTTCACCTTCATCGACCGCGTCGGTGAGGGTGGCTTCGCCGACGTCTTCCGCTACCAGCAGGACCTGCCGACCCGGCAGGTCGCGATCAAGGTGCTGCGCAGTGGCAGCGACACGGGCTCGCTCGAGTTGTTCCGCGCCGAGGCCAACGTGATGGCGCAGTTGTCCAACCACCCCTCGATCGTGCCGATCTACCAGGCTGGTGTGAGTTCGGACGGTCGCGCGTTCCTGGTGATGGAGTTCTGCCCGCCGCCGCACGTCGCCCAGCGGTATCGCGCCCAGCCGCTCCCGGTCGGTGAGGTGCTCGACATCGGCGTCAAGGTGGCCAGTGCCGTCGAGACCGCCCACCGGGCCGGCATCCTGCACCGCGACATCAAGCCGCACAACATTCTCACCAGCGCGTTCGGCGTCCCGCTCCTGACGGACTTCGGCATCGCCTCGGTCGTGGGGGAGGCCGGCGCGTCCGGCCAGGGCCTGTCGATCCCGTGGTCGGCTCCGGAGTCCCTGTCGGCCGACAGCCATGACGTTCGCAGCGACGTCTACTCGCTCGCCGCGACGCTCTACTCGCTGCTCATCGGACACTCTCCCTTCGAGCGACGCGAAGGCCCCAACGACAACGCGAACCTGATCTCGCGCATCGAGCGCGGGCAGCTGACCCCGCTGCGTCGCCCCGACGTCCCGGCGTCCCTCGTCGACATCCTGCGCCGCGCCATGTCCTTGCAGGTCGAGAAGCGACCGGTCTCCGCGATGGCGTTGGGTCGCCAGCTGCAGGACGTGCAGATCGAGTTGCGCCAGTCGCCCACGCGCCTGGAGGTCATGGACGCCTCGCCGTCCGCCCTGGTCGAGGAGCACCCCAACGACGCGCGCACCCTGATCCGCCCGGTCTCGGTGATCATCCCGGCCGCGGTGAGTGCCCGACCGGCGCCGTTGCAGCCTGCGGTCGACGAGGTGACGCGCATCCCGGGCGCAGCACAGGTCGAGACGGACGGGCACTCTGCCCGCCGTACGGCTCCTCGTCGTGAGGAGGACGCCCGCCTGGGCCTGCCGGCGCGGATCGCGCTCGGCGTCGTCGGCGCGGCGATCGTGGCCGGCGTCGGGTACGCCCTGGTGGCGGGTGACTCCGGCGAAGGCGACGACAAGACCGGGCCTCTCCGGGGCGAGCAGCCCGCGGACCCGGTCGAGGTCATCGACGTACCCGCCGCTCCCGTCGTCACCAAGTCGGGCAAGGGAACGCGCTGGACCTTCCGCTGGGAGCAGATGGATCCCAAGGAAGGCGACGAGTTCAAGCTCGTGTTCACGGGGGACGCAGCGAACCTGCCTGAGCCCGATTACGTCGAAGAGACAAGCAGGACCCTCACCGTGGAACTGGACGCCACCCTCTGCCTCGCCGTGTCCCTCAACCGCGTCGGCAGCCAGCCCTCGCCTCCCTCCAAGCCCCTCTGCGTGGTGGGTCAATGA
- a CDS encoding Ig-like domain-containing protein produces MKMKQQTRGRRWRKTASASALALLIGTLVVLAYRYDGKPFTEVELNDGGVWVTNNDLGLVARLNPQIKELDLGVDAGSTQFDIFQRATNLFVDDGSTDRSVKSVDIAFAAVKEPTSLPTGAVVAHGADTFAVVDYLSGKAWVRPQSQFSSFSPKTSKPDLTNALSAVVGTDGRAYVLDREGRVTPFAIENGAAVADDEIDLRGEGAIPGDPELVTLSVVGQTPVLFNRQDNELTRPGADPIALPTDDTTRVELQEPSGTSEGLYVATQEGLYVTPLNGGKLVKTSPEPVAGSPAAPIVLDSTECVYAAWADPSSPHNYLRDCKNERFDDESPIPGMQDNADLRFRVNRDVVVLNDARTGDSWLVQEPGKAKVSNWPQVAPENQNRSKLKETTEEIPDQENRPPEPEDDDLGARPGRSTVLPVVALNDHDPDGDIISISKTLHVSGPEYEVKIVGGGTQLQVAVPSDAEGVSVFRYYVSDGRVNEERFAEVRLTIRKDSEHTPPKMMKDRKPQLKVARGATSSYFALADYFDEDGDDLTLVDARARGGEVEYRPDGTITFSDTGAGAKVTEIAYTVDDGFDTIEGKLPVQVLGDTAPPELIADLASGVAGAQVVVQPLTNDRNPEGRDLTLKSVKVIGNDEGTQISKDLESGTFTFKSARARSYYLQYSAYNSSSTRSSFIRLDIESPPKDNRPPVAVRDKATITAGSTAQVDLLLNDLDPDGDVLVVKRIGRPSIPGVKVSIVDKRLAVVSSANDIIGQQATVEYVVSDGKSSTVGHLVVAQRQAGQTNRHPVANKDQVTVRAGSVTTIPVLGNDSDSDGGKPRLFQDDLRNDQDLDVWVAGDTLRLRAPEKPGSYSVFYGVRDDDGLRASAEVSIYVVADSAKNNHSPLPQPIIDRVISGRPKVISVDLIGADPDGDAVAFRSVATAPQNGRILDTGVDWIRYEAFEGKTGTDFFQIRVQDKYGAEGIAEVRVGVVAEEVENQPPVALDDNVLVQPNRMISYNVLTNDVDPDDDPLRIEELNPEDIKHDNGFIEVPVGDAPDTGSKATNVGYTIEDAAGSRDSAVLKVLASTAAPFYAPIARDDVAELGDIIGRDPGDTVEIEVLDNDLDFDGAKADLRVSDCDAGSKGTCEVTDDDTTVEVTLTAEDQVVLYRLDDADDESTGTFGVIFVTGTDNVPPQLTTDKERIPVEVVAGETVVFDLKDLVITRAGREPRIETGTLPSAVNGAASPVKDAPTSLSFTPTRGHVGAASVTVGVSDGRTAAEDAALTSLLTIPIDVKPAGNVAPTMRDAAVDVTADGDAAEVDLSGLTRDANEGDLDAMTYSVISADTGLSADIQAGDSVLSITSSADDGDVLKVKVGADDGEGGTDEATVTVRVVGSDQPLLKVPDINVTGKKGESMSVDIADYAVNPFPGEPIKVSDPGIEGNGRLSGLKVDGSAVSFTPSGSGRSTVKVTVSDASDDRDRDVAARIYVVVLDVPEAPTQPVLSSVEASSAVLSWREPEANGAPIEEYEVTGSGGYERKCPATTCRLTDLTPGDSYTFTVKAKNSVGWSEESPASEEITPNKAPDLMTPPTIVVESKPTGSRMDRQLTVRWTPPNNEGSPITSYEIKEAGGGWTGQAPGGATSYTIPGLTNGTPYAFEIRAVNDVDPRREFSGASKAVAPFGVPLRSGAPPQLTASEADVFTQQPWVRIDWSKWSESQSNGNAVSSYVINCSGCSRSTYEVPATVSSKTFDTNDGIRKGQTVTLSVAASNDAGTSDQSPSVSGRPWTKAGPVRNLREVGSSPADLTAMIAWDAPADDGGLTIHHYVVQSNTGWSTTVPSAPSGGTAIKFPVNGQHSITVWAVTFNGDRAVEGQSDFHGDIDTWGKPGVPENTSGTSGDHYQIDLRVTAGAENGMNVTGVQYRVDGGAWIDENSGYRYRPAVPEGDTSRSIEVRTVSAAEGDRKYSDPITLTGTSKARELSVGVSCNAFGNDCRVNLNGAGFRDAANSASVTLVDIAAVDPAKCNFSASVGASFSGRYGGNQCDVTGVGKVEATVSGKHVQNY; encoded by the coding sequence ATGAAGATGAAGCAGCAGACCCGGGGACGCCGGTGGCGCAAGACCGCCTCGGCGTCGGCGCTCGCCCTGCTGATCGGCACCCTCGTCGTGCTCGCCTACCGGTACGACGGCAAGCCGTTCACCGAGGTCGAACTCAACGACGGGGGCGTGTGGGTCACCAACAACGACCTCGGCCTGGTCGCTCGGCTCAACCCGCAGATCAAGGAGCTCGACCTCGGCGTCGACGCCGGCAGCACCCAGTTCGACATCTTCCAGCGCGCCACGAACCTCTTCGTCGACGACGGCTCCACCGACCGTTCGGTCAAGTCGGTCGACATCGCCTTCGCCGCAGTCAAGGAGCCGACGTCGCTGCCGACCGGAGCCGTCGTTGCGCACGGCGCCGACACGTTCGCCGTCGTCGACTACCTCAGCGGCAAGGCCTGGGTCCGGCCACAGAGCCAGTTCTCGAGCTTCTCCCCGAAGACGAGCAAGCCCGACCTCACCAACGCCCTCTCGGCAGTCGTCGGCACGGACGGCCGGGCCTACGTGCTCGACCGCGAGGGCCGGGTCACGCCGTTCGCGATCGAGAACGGCGCGGCCGTTGCCGACGACGAGATCGACCTGCGTGGCGAGGGCGCCATTCCGGGGGATCCGGAACTGGTCACGCTGAGCGTGGTGGGCCAGACGCCGGTCCTGTTCAACCGTCAGGACAACGAACTGACGCGACCCGGTGCCGATCCGATCGCGTTGCCGACCGACGACACGACCCGGGTCGAACTCCAGGAACCCTCGGGCACCAGCGAGGGCCTGTACGTCGCGACCCAGGAGGGGCTGTACGTCACTCCGCTCAACGGCGGCAAGCTGGTGAAGACGAGTCCCGAGCCTGTCGCAGGGTCGCCCGCCGCACCGATCGTCCTCGACAGCACCGAGTGCGTGTACGCCGCCTGGGCGGACCCCTCGTCGCCGCACAACTACCTGCGCGACTGCAAGAACGAACGGTTCGACGACGAATCGCCCATCCCCGGGATGCAGGACAACGCCGACCTCCGGTTCCGGGTCAACCGCGACGTCGTGGTCCTCAACGACGCCCGGACCGGCGACTCCTGGTTGGTGCAGGAGCCCGGCAAGGCCAAGGTCAGCAACTGGCCCCAGGTCGCCCCGGAGAACCAGAACCGGTCCAAGCTCAAGGAGACGACCGAGGAGATCCCCGACCAGGAGAACCGGCCGCCCGAGCCGGAGGACGACGACCTGGGAGCCCGCCCCGGCCGGTCGACCGTGCTGCCCGTCGTCGCCCTCAACGACCACGATCCCGACGGCGACATCATCAGCATCTCCAAGACCCTGCACGTCAGTGGACCGGAGTACGAGGTCAAGATCGTCGGCGGCGGAACCCAGCTCCAGGTCGCCGTACCGTCGGATGCCGAAGGTGTCTCGGTCTTCCGCTACTACGTGAGCGACGGGCGTGTGAACGAGGAGCGCTTCGCGGAGGTCCGGCTGACGATCCGCAAGGACTCCGAGCACACCCCGCCGAAGATGATGAAGGACCGGAAGCCCCAGCTCAAGGTCGCCCGCGGCGCCACCTCGAGTTACTTCGCGCTCGCGGACTACTTCGACGAGGACGGCGACGACCTCACCCTGGTCGACGCGAGGGCACGGGGCGGCGAGGTCGAGTACCGGCCCGATGGCACGATCACCTTCTCCGACACGGGTGCCGGCGCGAAGGTCACCGAGATCGCGTACACGGTCGACGACGGCTTCGACACGATCGAGGGGAAGTTGCCGGTCCAGGTCCTCGGCGACACGGCACCTCCTGAGCTCATCGCCGATCTCGCATCCGGCGTCGCAGGCGCACAGGTCGTGGTCCAGCCCCTGACGAACGACCGCAACCCCGAAGGCCGCGACCTCACCCTGAAGAGTGTCAAGGTCATCGGCAACGACGAGGGCACCCAGATCTCCAAGGACCTCGAGTCCGGCACGTTCACCTTCAAGTCGGCCCGGGCCCGGAGCTACTACCTCCAGTACTCCGCCTACAACTCGTCGTCGACCAGGTCGTCGTTCATCCGCCTCGACATCGAATCCCCGCCCAAGGACAACCGACCGCCGGTCGCGGTGCGCGACAAGGCCACGATCACTGCCGGCAGCACGGCGCAGGTCGACCTGCTGCTCAACGACCTCGACCCCGACGGCGACGTGCTGGTGGTCAAGCGGATCGGGCGTCCGTCCATCCCGGGCGTCAAGGTGTCGATCGTCGACAAGCGGCTGGCGGTCGTCAGTTCGGCCAACGACATCATCGGGCAGCAGGCCACGGTCGAGTACGTCGTGTCCGACGGCAAGAGCTCCACGGTCGGGCACCTGGTGGTGGCCCAGCGTCAAGCCGGCCAGACCAATCGCCATCCGGTCGCCAACAAGGACCAGGTGACCGTGCGCGCCGGGTCCGTCACCACCATTCCCGTGCTGGGCAACGACTCGGACTCCGACGGCGGCAAGCCGCGCCTGTTCCAGGACGACCTCCGCAACGACCAGGACCTCGACGTCTGGGTAGCAGGCGACACGCTGCGGCTGCGGGCACCGGAGAAGCCGGGGAGCTATTCGGTCTTCTACGGCGTGCGTGACGACGACGGGCTCAGGGCCAGCGCCGAAGTGAGCATCTACGTCGTCGCCGACTCCGCGAAGAACAACCACTCGCCGTTGCCGCAGCCCATCATCGACCGTGTCATCAGCGGCCGTCCCAAGGTGATCTCGGTCGACCTGATCGGCGCCGACCCCGACGGTGACGCGGTGGCCTTCCGCAGCGTCGCCACCGCGCCGCAGAACGGCCGGATCCTCGACACCGGCGTGGACTGGATCCGCTACGAAGCCTTCGAGGGCAAGACCGGCACGGACTTCTTCCAGATCCGGGTCCAGGACAAGTACGGCGCCGAGGGGATTGCCGAGGTGCGGGTCGGTGTCGTCGCCGAAGAGGTCGAGAACCAGCCGCCGGTCGCGCTCGACGACAACGTCCTGGTCCAGCCCAACCGGATGATCTCCTACAACGTGCTCACCAACGACGTCGATCCCGACGACGACCCGCTGCGCATCGAGGAACTCAACCCCGAGGACATCAAGCACGACAACGGTTTCATCGAGGTCCCGGTCGGCGACGCACCCGACACCGGCTCGAAGGCGACCAATGTCGGCTACACGATCGAGGACGCCGCCGGTTCGCGGGACAGCGCGGTGCTCAAGGTCTTGGCAAGCACGGCCGCGCCGTTCTATGCCCCGATTGCGCGCGATGACGTGGCGGAACTGGGCGACATCATCGGCCGCGACCCCGGCGACACGGTCGAGATCGAGGTGCTCGACAACGACCTCGACTTCGACGGTGCCAAGGCCGACCTGCGCGTCAGCGACTGTGACGCCGGCAGCAAGGGCACCTGCGAGGTGACCGACGACGACACGACCGTCGAGGTCACCCTCACGGCCGAGGACCAGGTCGTGCTCTACCGCCTCGATGACGCGGACGACGAGTCCACCGGCACCTTCGGCGTCATCTTCGTCACCGGCACGGACAACGTCCCGCCCCAGTTGACGACCGACAAGGAGCGGATTCCCGTCGAGGTCGTTGCGGGAGAGACGGTCGTCTTCGATCTCAAGGACCTGGTCATCACCCGCGCCGGTCGCGAACCGCGGATCGAGACCGGCACCCTGCCGAGCGCCGTGAACGGCGCTGCCTCCCCGGTGAAGGATGCGCCGACTTCGCTCTCGTTCACGCCGACCCGGGGGCACGTCGGTGCGGCCTCGGTCACCGTCGGGGTGAGCGACGGCAGGACCGCTGCCGAGGACGCCGCACTCACCTCGCTGTTGACCATCCCGATCGACGTCAAGCCGGCCGGCAACGTCGCGCCGACGATGCGCGACGCGGCGGTCGACGTCACCGCCGACGGCGACGCTGCCGAGGTCGACCTGTCCGGCCTGACCAGGGACGCGAACGAGGGCGACCTCGACGCGATGACCTACTCCGTGATCTCCGCCGACACCGGGCTGTCGGCCGACATCCAGGCGGGCGACAGTGTCCTGTCGATCACGTCCAGCGCCGACGACGGCGACGTCCTGAAGGTCAAGGTCGGCGCCGATGACGGCGAGGGCGGCACCGACGAAGCAACGGTGACCGTGCGCGTCGTGGGATCGGACCAGCCGCTGCTCAAGGTCCCGGACATCAACGTCACCGGCAAGAAGGGCGAGTCGATGTCCGTCGACATCGCCGACTACGCAGTGAACCCCTTCCCGGGTGAGCCGATCAAGGTCAGCGACCCGGGGATCGAGGGCAACGGCCGTCTGTCGGGCCTGAAGGTCGACGGCTCTGCCGTGTCGTTCACCCCGAGCGGTTCGGGCCGGTCCACGGTCAAGGTCACCGTCTCGGATGCCTCCGACGACCGCGACCGCGATGTCGCGGCGCGCATCTACGTCGTCGTACTCGACGTGCCGGAGGCGCCCACCCAGCCCGTGCTGTCGTCGGTCGAGGCATCCTCGGCAGTGCTGTCGTGGCGCGAACCCGAGGCCAACGGCGCGCCCATCGAGGAGTACGAGGTCACGGGATCCGGGGGCTACGAGCGAAAGTGTCCGGCAACGACGTGTCGCCTGACCGACCTGACCCCGGGCGACTCCTACACGTTCACCGTCAAGGCGAAGAACTCCGTCGGCTGGAGTGAGGAGAGCCCTGCGTCGGAGGAGATCACCCCCAACAAGGCGCCGGACCTGATGACCCCGCCGACCATCGTCGTCGAGTCCAAGCCGACCGGCAGCCGGATGGACCGACAGCTCACGGTGCGTTGGACGCCGCCCAACAACGAGGGTTCGCCGATCACGTCCTACGAGATCAAGGAAGCCGGGGGCGGCTGGACCGGGCAGGCGCCGGGCGGCGCGACGTCGTACACCATTCCCGGGCTGACCAACGGGACGCCGTACGCCTTCGAGATCCGCGCGGTCAACGACGTCGATCCGCGGCGCGAGTTCTCTGGTGCCTCCAAGGCTGTCGCGCCCTTCGGCGTTCCCCTGCGATCGGGCGCTCCTCCCCAGTTGACGGCCAGCGAGGCCGACGTCTTCACCCAGCAGCCCTGGGTGCGGATCGACTGGTCGAAGTGGTCGGAGTCCCAGAGCAACGGCAACGCGGTGTCGAGCTACGTCATCAACTGCTCCGGTTGCTCGCGTTCGACCTACGAGGTCCCCGCCACGGTCTCCTCGAAGACCTTCGACACCAACGACGGCATTCGCAAGGGCCAGACCGTCACGCTGTCGGTCGCCGCGTCCAACGACGCCGGCACCAGCGACCAGAGCCCGAGCGTCTCGGGTCGGCCGTGGACGAAGGCGGGGCCGGTCCGCAACCTCAGGGAGGTCGGTTCGTCCCCTGCGGACCTCACCGCGATGATCGCCTGGGACGCGCCGGCCGACGACGGCGGCCTGACGATCCATCACTACGTCGTGCAGAGCAACACCGGGTGGAGTACGACGGTCCCGTCGGCTCCGTCCGGTGGTACCGCGATCAAGTTCCCGGTGAACGGCCAGCACAGCATCACGGTGTGGGCGGTCACCTTCAACGGCGACCGTGCGGTCGAGGGCCAGAGCGACTTCCATGGGGACATCGACACCTGGGGCAAACCCGGCGTCCCCGAGAACACGTCTGGCACGAGCGGTGACCACTACCAGATCGACCTCAGGGTGACGGCTGGCGCCGAGAACGGCATGAACGTGACCGGTGTCCAGTACCGGGTGGATGGCGGTGCCTGGATCGACGAGAACTCCGGCTACCGCTACCGACCAGCAGTCCCCGAGGGCGACACGTCGCGGTCCATCGAGGTCCGTACCGTGTCGGCGGCCGAGGGCGACCGGAAGTACAGCGACCCCATCACGCTCACCGGCACCTCGAAGGCGAGGGAACTGTCGGTCGGTGTCAGCTGCAACGCCTTTGGCAACGATTGCCGCGTCAATCTGAACGGCGCTGGGTTCCGGGATGCGGCGAACTCCGCGTCCGTGACCCTGGTCGACATCGCTGCCGTCGATCCCGCGAAGTGCAACTTCAGTGCATCTGTCGGTGCGTCATTCAGTGGCCGCTACGGCGGCAACCAGTGTGACGTCACGGGCGTGGGCAAGGTCGAAGCCACCGTTTCCGGCAAGCACGTCCAGAACTACTGA
- a CDS encoding lipase family protein, translated as MQETSRNGRRGWVLVAAVALLATLIPAGQTAQAAPVADRVVAAAAATPDPFYTYTGTKRLADFAPGSVLKTRTVSYSIAGIPLPLKVVQIVFRTTNQRGQAVAGVTSVFKPLAGVTSKVMSYQSFYDSLNPEDGPSRSVAGGTNPGGMAAHFETAMMVPFLLQGYAIVMSDTQGPTADFAAGPEYGMVTLDSLRATLKVPATGVVALTAKIGLIGYSGGAIATNWASVLAPSYAPDINKRLVGAAEGGVLVRPATNLTYVDGSLVWAGIVPMAVVGVARSFNVDLRPYLSAYGVTVYNKMQKASILQVLGAYPGLTWKKLVKPAYTDPSTIPIFVKLVNQLNLGARPNPTIPMLIGQGTGGELEGTIGNKAPGRGDGVMVAGDVRTLAKKYCSGGVKVTHREYPLSHFLSVPFWLAEAVPWLMARFAGTPAGNNCATIPAGNPLGPLKAR; from the coding sequence ATGCAGGAGACGTCACGCAACGGACGGCGCGGGTGGGTCCTCGTGGCCGCGGTCGCCCTGCTCGCGACGCTGATCCCGGCCGGCCAGACCGCACAGGCGGCCCCGGTCGCCGACCGCGTCGTGGCCGCCGCTGCTGCGACGCCTGACCCGTTCTACACCTACACCGGCACGAAGCGGCTTGCGGACTTCGCGCCCGGATCGGTGCTGAAGACGCGCACCGTGTCCTATTCGATCGCCGGGATCCCGTTGCCGCTCAAGGTGGTGCAGATCGTCTTCCGCACGACCAACCAGCGCGGCCAGGCCGTCGCCGGCGTGACCTCGGTCTTCAAGCCGCTCGCGGGGGTCACCTCCAAGGTGATGTCCTACCAGTCCTTCTACGACTCGCTGAACCCCGAGGACGGGCCGTCCCGGTCCGTCGCCGGTGGCACGAACCCGGGCGGGATGGCGGCCCACTTCGAGACCGCGATGATGGTGCCGTTCCTGCTGCAGGGCTATGCGATCGTCATGTCCGACACCCAGGGCCCGACGGCCGACTTCGCCGCCGGTCCCGAGTACGGCATGGTCACCCTCGACTCGCTCCGCGCGACGCTCAAGGTGCCCGCGACCGGCGTCGTTGCGCTCACCGCGAAGATCGGCCTGATCGGCTACTCCGGCGGAGCGATCGCCACGAACTGGGCCTCGGTCCTCGCGCCGTCGTACGCCCCCGACATCAACAAGCGCCTCGTCGGTGCTGCCGAGGGCGGCGTGCTGGTGCGTCCTGCGACCAACCTGACGTACGTCGACGGCAGCCTCGTGTGGGCGGGCATCGTCCCGATGGCCGTGGTCGGCGTCGCCCGGTCGTTCAACGTCGACCTCCGCCCCTATCTCAGTGCGTACGGCGTCACCGTCTACAACAAGATGCAGAAGGCCTCGATCCTCCAGGTGCTCGGCGCCTACCCGGGACTGACCTGGAAGAAGCTGGTCAAGCCTGCCTACACCGACCCGTCGACGATCCCGATCTTCGTGAAGCTGGTGAACCAGCTGAACCTCGGCGCTCGGCCGAACCCGACCATCCCGATGCTCATCGGGCAGGGCACGGGTGGCGAACTGGAGGGCACCATCGGCAACAAGGCGCCCGGCCGCGGCGACGGCGTGATGGTCGCGGGTGACGTCCGGACGCTGGCGAAGAAGTACTGCTCCGGTGGCGTCAAGGTCACCCACCGCGAGTACCCGCTCAGCCATTTCCTGTCGGTGCCGTTCTGGTTGGCCGAGGCCGTTCCGTGGTTGATGGCCCGCTTCGCAGGCACTCCGGCCGGCAACAACTGTGCAACGATTCCGGCCGGTAACCCGTTGGGTCCGCTGAAGGCCAGATGA
- a CDS encoding protein phosphatase 2C domain-containing protein, which yields MDGYGWGFSGGQQVRVNVTGADTWSSADFATRLVYAAGSHPGRVRTVNEDSSLVAPPVFLVADGMGGYARGDVASRLVAESFEPLAARDVQPIDVEAAIGAAQRSVDALAAEFTSAPGSTLVAATYVLEDGRGYWLLANIGDSRAYCFTEGVLDQISKDHSVIQEMIDAGEITEEEALAHPDRHVVTRAIGALTTSEADFSLVPAVPGSRLLLCSDGLTSELSDIAIFHILSEEMSPEQTVATLIDAAVAAGGHDNVTVVVVDVVHGPELPDEDTRPKAGGQA from the coding sequence ATGGACGGGTACGGATGGGGCTTCTCGGGGGGACAGCAGGTGCGGGTCAACGTCACGGGAGCGGACACGTGGTCGTCCGCTGACTTCGCGACCCGTCTCGTGTACGCCGCCGGGAGTCATCCCGGACGGGTCCGCACCGTCAACGAGGACTCCTCCCTGGTCGCCCCGCCGGTCTTCCTGGTTGCCGACGGCATGGGTGGCTACGCACGCGGCGACGTGGCGAGCCGGCTGGTCGCGGAGTCGTTCGAGCCGCTGGCCGCCCGCGACGTGCAGCCCATCGACGTCGAGGCCGCGATCGGTGCCGCACAACGCAGCGTCGACGCCCTCGCCGCCGAGTTCACCTCGGCGCCCGGCTCCACCCTCGTCGCCGCGACGTACGTCCTGGAGGACGGCCGCGGCTACTGGCTGCTCGCCAACATCGGCGACTCCCGCGCGTACTGCTTCACCGAGGGCGTGCTCGACCAGATCTCCAAGGACCATTCGGTGATCCAGGAGATGATCGACGCCGGCGAGATCACCGAGGAGGAGGCCCTCGCCCACCCGGACCGCCACGTGGTCACGCGGGCGATCGGCGCACTGACCACCTCCGAGGCCGACTTCTCGCTCGTCCCCGCGGTCCCCGGATCCCGGCTGCTGCTGTGCTCCGACGGACTCACCTCGGAGCTCTCCGACATCGCGATCTTCCACATCCTGTCCGAGGAGATGTCGCCCGAGCAGACGGTCGCGACGTTGATCGACGCGGCCGTCGCCGCCGGCGGACACGACAACGTGACGGTGGTCGTGGTCGACGTCGTCCACGGGCCCGAACTGCCCGACGAGGACACCCGCCCGAAGGCAGGGGGTCAGGCATGA
- a CDS encoding FHA domain-containing protein: MTTYVAGDLATLVTDEGVVLAGADRLAEVAALAGRGLEPLTVVEVLSRGVLSELPDFAAVRIDRAEVRILVRGAFAVCVDGFRVEGTDAATWNEASAPLAAGSVVEVVPIGARSTGVALPLLGGVVHSGGVTWRPAVGTTTDPAPVAVEPVRPEPVRQPEPVAPEPVAPEPVAPEPVAPEPVAPEPVAPEPVAPAPAEPAHEHTVFRVPGAAAAPAAVAPATPPAPPVPVPVPAHAPPVPVPAHAPPMPPRYVPPTPQTGDISPEHDGRTITTAQMQAMRAGQPPATAMTPTHPGRPMVSLELSTGRVVQVRRRVLIGRSPRVQQVGGSANLPALVTVDDPYVSSTHLEVAAEGARITVTDTSTNGTLISRHGRPPVPLPPGVATEVTVGDVLTLSKGLTATVIPAQGR, from the coding sequence ATGACGACGTACGTCGCCGGCGACCTCGCCACCCTCGTCACGGACGAGGGTGTCGTCCTTGCTGGGGCCGATCGACTCGCCGAGGTGGCGGCACTCGCCGGGCGGGGCCTCGAGCCCCTCACGGTTGTCGAGGTGCTCTCGCGGGGTGTCCTGAGCGAGTTGCCCGACTTCGCCGCCGTACGGATCGACCGTGCCGAGGTCCGCATCCTGGTCCGCGGCGCCTTCGCCGTGTGCGTCGACGGCTTCCGGGTCGAGGGCACCGACGCGGCCACCTGGAACGAGGCGTCTGCGCCGCTGGCCGCCGGTTCCGTGGTCGAGGTGGTTCCGATCGGAGCGCGCTCCACCGGCGTTGCCCTTCCGTTGCTGGGGGGCGTCGTGCACAGCGGGGGAGTCACCTGGCGTCCCGCCGTTGGTACGACGACCGACCCTGCGCCGGTCGCGGTCGAGCCGGTGCGCCCTGAGCCCGTTCGTCAGCCCGAGCCGGTGGCGCCCGAGCCGGTGGCGCCCGAACCGGTGGCGCCCGAGCCGGTGGCGCCCGAGCCGGTGGCGCCCGAACCGGTGGCGCCCGAACCGGTGGCGCCTGCGCCCGCGGAGCCCGCCCACGAACACACCGTCTTCCGGGTGCCTGGAGCTGCGGCAGCACCTGCGGCCGTCGCCCCCGCGACCCCGCCCGCCCCGCCGGTCCCGGTCCCGGTGCCGGCCCACGCTCCGCCGGTGCCCGTTCCGGCCCACGCCCCGCCGATGCCCCCGCGCTACGTGCCCCCGACCCCGCAGACGGGCGACATCTCGCCGGAGCACGACGGACGCACGATCACCACGGCCCAGATGCAGGCCATGCGAGCCGGCCAGCCCCCGGCGACCGCGATGACCCCGACGCACCCGGGCCGTCCGATGGTGTCCCTCGAACTCTCCACCGGTCGGGTGGTGCAGGTGCGCCGGCGCGTGCTGATCGGGCGCAGCCCGCGCGTCCAGCAGGTCGGCGGCAGCGCCAACTTGCCTGCCCTCGTCACGGTCGATGACCCGTATGTCTCCAGTACGCACCTGGAGGTCGCGGCGGAGGGCGCCCGGATCACGGTCACCGACACCTCGACCAACGGCACCCTGATCTCGCGTCACGGCCGGCCACCGGTCCCGCTGCCGCCCGGCGTCGCCACCGAAGTGACGGTGGGCGACGTCCTCACCTTGTCCAAGGGACTGACCGCAACCGTCATCCCGGCGCAGGGGCGCTGA